The Flavobacterium faecale genome has a segment encoding these proteins:
- a CDS encoding ATP-binding protein: protein MVNSLLDGIPFLFLDGDDAVVVDTLSNANTETLKSIIGNYKYVFIDEVQRIPNIGLKLKIIVDQIKEVQVIVSGCSAFDINHVTQELLTGRKFEYHLYPISWNEFENNVGYIKAQQQLELRLLYGMYPDVINNFGNEYEILKNLVSSYLYKDVLSLAGIRKSEVLEKILQALALQVGSEVSYNEIAQLVGVDKNTVSNYIDLLEKAFVIFRLNSFSKNIRNEIKANRKIYFYDNGVRNMLIGNFNSLEFRQDKGALWENFLVSERVKKLSYANSLAKPYFWRTTAQQEINYIETTADAVSAFEFKWSPLKKVKLPKSFEEAYHPEYLVVTKENFREFIK, encoded by the coding sequence TTGGTAAATAGCTTATTAGATGGAATTCCGTTCTTATTTTTGGATGGAGATGACGCTGTTGTGGTGGATACTTTGTCAAATGCTAATACCGAAACACTGAAAAGTATTATAGGGAATTATAAATACGTTTTCATTGATGAGGTACAGCGAATACCAAATATTGGATTAAAACTAAAAATCATTGTGGACCAAATCAAAGAGGTGCAAGTGATTGTGAGTGGATGCTCTGCTTTCGATATTAATCATGTTACCCAAGAGCTGCTTACTGGTAGAAAATTTGAGTACCACTTATACCCAATTTCATGGAACGAATTCGAAAATAATGTAGGTTACATCAAAGCACAGCAGCAATTGGAGTTGCGCTTGCTCTACGGAATGTATCCGGATGTAATCAATAATTTTGGAAATGAGTATGAAATCTTAAAAAACTTAGTTTCAAGTTATTTGTACAAAGATGTTCTGAGTTTGGCTGGTATTCGAAAATCAGAAGTTTTAGAGAAGATTCTACAAGCCTTAGCATTGCAAGTAGGAAGTGAAGTGAGTTATAATGAAATTGCGCAACTCGTTGGTGTAGATAAAAATACGGTGAGTAATTATATTGATTTGCTCGAAAAAGCTTTTGTGATTTTTAGATTGAATAGTTTTAGTAAGAACATTCGAAACGAAATCAAAGCCAATCGTAAAATATATTTCTATGATAATGGTGTTCGCAATATGTTGATAGGTAATTTCAATTCTTTAGAATTTAGACAAGACAAAGGCGCATTGTGGGAGAATTTCTTAGTTTCGGAGCGGGTGAAAAAATTGTCATATGCAAATAGTTTGGCAAAACCTTATTTTTGGAGAACAACTGCTCAGCAAGAAATTAATTATATTGAAACCACAGCTGATGCAGTGAGTGCCTTTGAGTTCAAATGGTCTCCTTTAAAAAAAGTAAAGCTACCAAAATCTTTTGAAGAAGCGTATCATCCGGAATATTTGGTGGTGACCAAAGAGAATTTTAGGGAGTTTATTAAATGA
- a CDS encoding TIGR01777 family oxidoreductase, with protein MKKLIIAAGTGFLGQVLVNHFESKFDEIIILTRGQNSVSGKIKLVNWDAKTLTGWETELENADVLINLAGKSVDCRYTEKNKKEILLSRIQSTKVLNQAVLACANPPKHWLNSSTSTIYRFSLDKQMSEENGEIGNDFSMNVAQSWEKSFFKTATPNTLKTALRTSIVLGRNGGAFIPLKRLTRLGLGGKQGKGNQFISWIHAEDFARAIDFIIEKQMTGVVNIVSPQPISNTDFMAQLRKQLNVFIGIPTPEFLLKIGAKIIGTETELVLKSRNVIPKRLQENGFVFEYKTLETALNNLIK; from the coding sequence ATGAAAAAATTAATCATAGCAGCAGGAACAGGATTTTTAGGTCAAGTACTAGTGAATCATTTCGAAAGTAAATTTGACGAAATTATCATTCTGACACGCGGACAAAACAGCGTGAGCGGTAAAATTAAATTGGTTAATTGGGATGCCAAAACATTGACAGGATGGGAAACAGAATTAGAAAATGCAGATGTACTCATCAACCTTGCAGGAAAATCGGTGGATTGTCGCTATACCGAAAAGAACAAAAAAGAAATATTACTTTCTCGTATACAAAGCACCAAAGTCCTTAACCAAGCCGTACTTGCTTGTGCAAACCCACCCAAACACTGGTTGAATTCGTCAACCTCAACTATTTATCGATTTTCATTAGACAAACAAATGAGTGAGGAAAATGGAGAAATTGGCAATGATTTTTCAATGAATGTAGCACAATCTTGGGAGAAATCATTTTTTAAAACTGCAACGCCTAATACCTTAAAAACCGCTTTGCGCACCTCTATCGTTTTGGGTAGAAATGGTGGTGCTTTTATACCGTTAAAACGATTGACGCGATTAGGACTGGGAGGTAAACAGGGAAAAGGAAACCAATTCATCAGTTGGATTCATGCCGAAGATTTTGCTAGAGCCATCGATTTTATTATCGAAAAACAAATGACAGGCGTTGTAAATATCGTTTCACCTCAACCTATTTCTAATACAGATTTCATGGCGCAATTACGCAAACAATTGAACGTTTTCATCGGAATCCCAACCCCTGAGTTCCTGTTAAAAATTGGAGCAAAAATCATTGGAACAGAAACCGAATTGGTATTGAAGAGTAGAAATGTGATTCCGAAACGATTGCAAGAAAACGGCTTTGTATTCGAATACAAAACATTAGAAACTGCCCTAAATAATTTGATAAAATGA
- a CDS encoding tetratricopeptide repeat-containing sensor histidine kinase, producing the protein MLIKIRLYLGVLLFLICLSSTAQQKQIDSLLGRELLQKIKVFKKETNLSRAAHFFVEKKWDSTLVHAMKQLSMANNNKLVVDYCHFFRAYSFYQKKLMNASEKEFSQVSKSFGYYYLVKIYLGNIALGKEKYKEAISYYQNIENTEKEKNYIYNKSGLKHNIGISYLHLEKFDDAEKYLLQSIDLQKLNSDPMMLSGSYGDLGTLYYVQFKDAMAIPYFVKAYELSKKTSDFDLKRKTALNMAVVEKNRNKFDKALAYREESDRWKDSLNDQNKIWEVAKLEKQFAVKQKQKEVRVLQAENKIKVAERNGFLYSALFLLLLLGAGIYLYREKIKTNKIILAQKENLDELNATKDKLFSVVSHDLRSSVNAMKRSNAKLIKKVATKDLEEIDQLLHQNSGIANSTYNLLDNLLNWAILQTGQSFFEITSLRLFFMVEQVAYNYIPLMEEKNMLFENNIAKKDLVLFDQESLKLILRNLLDNAIKFSNDSGTIKVYTRTDDSDFCTLVVEDNGLGMTAETRSNLVKSSSLLSKKENENIIGTGLGMQLCKSLVAKNNAIFDVESEIGIGTKIIIKIARDKENV; encoded by the coding sequence ATGTTGATTAAAATTAGACTTTACCTTGGTGTTTTGCTGTTTCTTATATGCTTATCAAGCACTGCTCAACAAAAACAAATTGATAGTTTGCTTGGAAGAGAGTTACTGCAAAAAATCAAAGTTTTTAAGAAGGAAACTAACTTATCCAGAGCAGCTCATTTTTTTGTTGAAAAAAAATGGGATTCCACTTTGGTTCACGCAATGAAGCAGTTGAGCATGGCCAACAATAATAAACTAGTTGTTGATTATTGTCATTTTTTTAGGGCTTATTCTTTTTATCAAAAAAAATTGATGAATGCTTCCGAGAAAGAATTTAGTCAGGTATCCAAATCATTCGGTTATTACTATTTGGTCAAAATCTATCTTGGAAATATAGCCCTAGGCAAAGAGAAATATAAGGAGGCCATTTCATATTATCAGAATATTGAAAACACAGAAAAGGAAAAAAATTATATTTATAATAAAAGTGGTTTAAAACATAATATAGGTATATCGTATTTACATCTTGAAAAGTTTGACGATGCCGAAAAGTACCTACTTCAAAGTATTGACCTGCAAAAGTTAAATAGCGATCCAATGATGTTAAGCGGTTCTTATGGTGACCTAGGCACTTTATATTATGTACAGTTTAAGGATGCGATGGCTATTCCGTATTTTGTAAAAGCGTATGAACTTTCGAAAAAAACTAGCGATTTTGATTTAAAAAGAAAGACAGCCTTAAATATGGCGGTTGTCGAAAAAAACAGGAATAAATTTGACAAAGCCTTAGCGTACAGAGAAGAGTCTGATCGATGGAAAGACTCACTAAACGACCAAAATAAAATTTGGGAAGTAGCCAAGCTAGAAAAACAATTTGCTGTTAAACAAAAGCAGAAAGAAGTAAGAGTTCTACAAGCTGAAAATAAAATTAAAGTAGCAGAAAGAAATGGATTTCTATATTCAGCACTGTTTTTGTTGCTTTTGCTGGGAGCCGGAATTTATTTGTACCGAGAAAAAATAAAAACCAATAAAATTATCTTGGCTCAAAAAGAAAATCTAGATGAGTTGAATGCCACCAAAGATAAATTATTCTCGGTTGTGAGTCATGATTTGCGCTCGTCTGTGAACGCTATGAAACGTAGTAATGCCAAATTAATTAAAAAAGTAGCCACAAAAGACCTAGAAGAAATAGATCAACTGTTGCACCAGAACAGCGGTATTGCAAACAGCACTTACAACTTACTCGATAATTTACTTAATTGGGCTATTTTGCAAACAGGTCAGTCTTTTTTCGAAATTACCTCTTTACGTTTATTTTTTATGGTAGAGCAGGTGGCCTACAATTATATCCCTTTGATGGAAGAGAAAAATATGCTTTTCGAAAATAATATTGCTAAGAAAGACCTTGTTTTATTCGATCAAGAATCCCTCAAATTGATTCTTCGAAATCTATTGGATAACGCAATTAAATTCTCAAACGATTCGGGAACTATTAAAGTCTACACAAGAACTGATGATTCAGATTTTTGCACCTTGGTGGTAGAAGATAATGGGCTAGGAATGACAGCAGAAACGCGATCGAATTTGGTTAAATCTTCGTCATTACTTTCTAAAAAAGAGAACGAAAACATAATAGGAACCGGTCTCGGAATGCAACTTTGTAAATCGTTGGTCGCAAAGAACAACGCTATTTTTGATGTGGAAAGCGAAATAGGAATTGGAACCAAAATCATCATTAAAATCGCTCGAGATAAAGAAAACGTCTAG
- the gcvP gene encoding aminomethyl-transferring glycine dehydrogenase, with amino-acid sequence MKTDAFALRHIGPEESDLQHMLKTIGVDSIEQLISETLPDEIRLKAPLNLDPEMTEYEYLKHITLLGNKNKMFKTYIGLGYNQAIVPAVIQRNVFESPGWYTAYTPYQAEIAQGRLEAILNFQTTVIELSGMEIANASLLDEATAAAEAMALLFDVRTRDQKKANVCKFFVSEEILPQTLSVLQTRSTPIGVELVIGNHETFDFSSEFFGAVLQYPGKFGQVYDYASFIATAAANDIKVAVAADILSLAKLTPPGEMGAAVVFGTTQRFGIPLGYGGPHAAYFATKDEYKRSMPGRIIGVTVDTDGNRALRMALQTREQHIKRDKATSNICTAQVLLSVMASMYAVYHGPRGLKYIANKVHASAVTLANTLATLGFEQTNTAFFDTVVFKADAKKIREIAEANEVNFYYPTADTVSISMNETIGFADLNKVIAIFAEAKGVETIIIAELSTTNHFPESLVRTSTFLQHEVFNRYHSETALMRYIKMLERKDLALNHSMISLGSCTMKLNAAAEMLPLSAPSWNSIHPFAPLDQAQGYQEMLKKLEEQLNEITGFAATTLQPNSGAQGEYAGLMVIRAYHESRGDEHRKIALIPSSAHGTNPASAAMAGMKVVVTKTLENGNIDVDDLREKAILHKDNLSCLMVTYPSTHGVYESAIKEITQIIHDNGGQVYMDGANMNAQVGLTNPATIGADVCHLNLHKTFAIPHGGGGPGVGPICVAPQLAPFLPTNPLIPTGGDSAISAISAAPWGSALVCLISYGYIKMLGADGVKSATEYAILNANYIKEKLSGHYETLYSGENGRAAHEMILECRPFKEKGIEVTDIAKRLMDYGFHAPTVSFPVAGTLMIEPTESENLEELDRFCDAMIAIRKEIEEVTIEDKNNVLKNSPHTLAMLTTETWNLPYSREKAAFPLPYIADNKFWPSVRRADDAYGDRNLVCSCAPIEAYMES; translated from the coding sequence ATGAAAACAGATGCTTTCGCTTTAAGACACATTGGTCCTGAGGAATCAGACCTACAACACATGCTAAAAACCATCGGGGTAGACTCTATTGAACAACTTATCTCTGAGACGTTACCTGATGAAATTCGTCTAAAAGCTCCGTTGAACTTGGACCCAGAAATGACGGAATATGAGTATTTAAAACATATAACGCTGCTAGGAAACAAGAACAAAATGTTCAAAACCTATATTGGTTTGGGTTACAACCAAGCGATCGTTCCGGCGGTAATTCAACGAAATGTTTTTGAAAGCCCAGGATGGTACACGGCATACACGCCTTACCAAGCAGAAATAGCCCAAGGAAGATTGGAAGCTATTTTGAATTTTCAGACAACTGTAATTGAATTGTCTGGAATGGAAATCGCAAATGCTTCGTTACTAGATGAGGCAACTGCAGCAGCAGAAGCGATGGCACTTTTGTTTGATGTTCGAACAAGAGACCAAAAGAAAGCTAATGTGTGTAAGTTCTTCGTTTCTGAAGAAATTTTACCACAAACTCTATCTGTTTTGCAAACTCGTTCTACACCAATTGGCGTAGAATTGGTTATAGGAAACCATGAAACTTTTGATTTTTCATCTGAGTTTTTTGGAGCCGTTCTTCAATATCCAGGTAAATTTGGACAAGTATATGATTACGCATCGTTTATTGCTACGGCAGCTGCAAACGACATTAAAGTAGCTGTTGCTGCTGATATTTTGAGTTTGGCAAAACTGACTCCTCCAGGAGAAATGGGCGCTGCAGTGGTTTTTGGAACCACACAACGTTTCGGAATTCCGTTAGGGTACGGTGGACCACATGCCGCATACTTTGCTACAAAAGACGAATACAAACGCTCAATGCCAGGTAGAATTATCGGTGTGACTGTTGACACAGACGGAAATCGTGCCTTGCGTATGGCGTTGCAAACACGTGAGCAACACATAAAGCGTGACAAAGCAACCTCTAATATCTGTACCGCACAGGTTTTACTATCGGTAATGGCAAGTATGTATGCTGTTTATCATGGACCAAGAGGTTTAAAATATATTGCAAACAAGGTTCATGCCTCGGCAGTGACCTTGGCAAATACGCTAGCAACTTTAGGATTTGAGCAAACAAACACGGCTTTCTTTGACACTGTAGTATTCAAAGCCGATGCTAAAAAAATAAGAGAAATTGCCGAAGCAAATGAGGTGAATTTTTACTACCCTACAGCAGATACGGTTTCAATCTCGATGAATGAAACGATTGGTTTTGCTGATTTGAATAAGGTAATTGCCATTTTTGCAGAAGCAAAAGGAGTAGAAACTATTATAATTGCTGAATTATCAACTACCAACCATTTTCCTGAAAGCTTAGTTCGAACGTCAACTTTTTTACAACACGAAGTTTTTAACAGATACCATTCTGAAACTGCTTTGATGCGTTACATCAAAATGTTGGAGCGCAAAGATTTGGCCTTGAACCATTCGATGATTTCGTTAGGTTCCTGTACGATGAAATTAAATGCAGCTGCTGAGATGTTGCCATTGAGTGCACCTAGCTGGAACAGTATTCACCCGTTTGCTCCACTAGACCAAGCGCAAGGATACCAAGAAATGCTGAAAAAACTAGAAGAGCAGTTAAACGAAATTACTGGTTTTGCAGCTACAACTTTGCAACCTAACTCAGGTGCACAAGGAGAATATGCTGGATTAATGGTAATACGAGCGTACCACGAATCTCGAGGTGACGAACACCGTAAAATAGCTTTAATTCCATCCTCGGCACACGGAACCAATCCGGCATCTGCGGCCATGGCAGGAATGAAAGTTGTGGTTACTAAAACACTTGAAAACGGAAATATAGATGTAGATGATTTGCGTGAAAAAGCTATTTTGCACAAAGACAACTTGTCTTGCTTAATGGTGACCTACCCATCAACTCATGGTGTGTACGAAAGCGCAATTAAAGAAATCACTCAAATTATTCATGATAATGGTGGGCAAGTCTACATGGACGGAGCCAATATGAATGCTCAAGTGGGATTGACAAATCCTGCAACTATTGGGGCTGACGTTTGCCACTTGAATTTACATAAAACATTTGCGATCCCTCACGGTGGTGGTGGACCTGGAGTAGGACCTATTTGCGTTGCTCCACAATTGGCACCTTTTTTACCAACCAACCCATTAATTCCAACTGGTGGAGATAGCGCAATATCTGCGATATCTGCAGCACCTTGGGGCTCTGCTTTGGTTTGTTTGATTTCTTACGGATATATCAAAATGCTTGGTGCTGATGGTGTAAAATCAGCTACAGAATATGCTATTTTGAACGCCAACTATATCAAAGAAAAACTAAGCGGTCATTACGAAACTTTATATTCTGGAGAAAATGGTCGTGCGGCACATGAGATGATTTTGGAATGTCGTCCATTCAAAGAAAAAGGAATTGAAGTAACAGATATCGCTAAACGTTTGATGGACTATGGTTTTCATGCACCTACAGTTTCTTTCCCAGTAGCAGGTACTTTGATGATAGAACCTACTGAAAGTGAAAACTTAGAGGAATTAGATCGTTTTTGCGATGCCATGATTGCCATTCGAAAAGAAATAGAAGAGGTGACTATTGAAGATAAAAACAATGTCTTGAAAAATTCACCACATACATTGGCGATGTTAACTACCGAAACTTGGAACTTGCCTTACAGTAGAGAAAAAGCAGCTTTTCCGTTGCCTTATATCGCTGATAACAAATTTTGGCCATCTGTACGTCGTGCCGATGATGCGTATGGAGATAGAAATTTGGTTTGCAGCTGTGCTCCTATTGAAGCATACATGGAAAGTTAA
- a CDS encoding class I SAM-dependent methyltransferase — protein sequence MKTNNYDFIASWYDVLSRIVFLKSQVNAQKEQLSFIKSDQKILIVGGGTGWILEEIAKSHDDLQITFVEISANMIQLAKQRKCRNNKVSFVHLPIEKFNDQESYDVLITAFLFDNFARNRAEIVFEQLHNTLKENGLWLFSDFSNNHTTSRWQYYLLKTMYFFFEKVASVEAKELVTMYPYFMKNNYAVLQKKQYYGRFIDAFVFEKTI from the coding sequence ATGAAAACCAATAATTATGATTTTATCGCTTCATGGTACGATGTTCTAAGCAGAATTGTGTTTTTGAAGTCTCAGGTCAATGCACAAAAAGAGCAGTTGTCTTTTATCAAAAGCGATCAAAAAATATTGATTGTCGGTGGTGGAACAGGTTGGATTTTGGAAGAAATAGCTAAAAGTCATGATGACCTACAAATTACTTTTGTAGAAATTTCGGCTAATATGATCCAGTTAGCCAAACAGAGAAAATGTAGAAACAACAAGGTTTCTTTTGTTCATCTTCCAATAGAAAAATTTAATGATCAGGAATCTTATGATGTACTAATTACTGCTTTTCTATTTGATAATTTTGCAAGAAATCGAGCTGAAATTGTATTTGAGCAACTACATAATACATTAAAAGAAAACGGACTTTGGTTGTTTTCCGATTTTAGTAATAACCACACAACAAGCCGTTGGCAATATTATTTGCTAAAAACAATGTATTTTTTCTTCGAAAAAGTAGCAAGTGTTGAAGCAAAAGAATTAGTTACTATGTATCCCTACTTTATGAAAAATAATTATGCTGTCCTTCAAAAAAAGCAGTATTATGGTAGGTTCATCGATGCATTTGTCTTTGAGAAAACAATATGA
- a CDS encoding SRPBCC family protein, translating into MTTIQLSTNIKAPIEVVFDHARNIDTHQKSASKTSEVAIAGTMHGLINKGETVTWRGKHFGFFLQHQSIISQMELHSYFVDEQLKGHFKTFKHQHFFEEIDGQTIMKDVMQYETPYGIFGRVFDKLALKQHLTKFLIERNKVLKVQSEMMSSSKQPRRFLYLERF; encoded by the coding sequence ATGACAACAATACAACTATCAACCAATATTAAGGCACCGATTGAGGTCGTATTTGATCATGCTCGTAATATTGATACGCACCAAAAATCTGCAAGTAAAACTAGTGAAGTTGCGATAGCAGGAACAATGCACGGATTGATCAATAAAGGAGAAACCGTAACTTGGAGAGGGAAACATTTTGGCTTTTTTCTACAGCATCAAAGCATCATATCCCAAATGGAGCTGCACTCCTATTTTGTAGACGAACAATTAAAAGGTCATTTCAAAACCTTCAAGCACCAACATTTTTTTGAAGAAATAGATGGACAAACTATTATGAAAGATGTGATGCAATACGAAACGCCGTATGGGATCTTCGGACGAGTATTTGACAAATTAGCACTGAAACAACATCTTACAAAATTTTTAATCGAAAGAAACAAAGTACTAAAAGTACAATCAGAGATGATGTCATCTTCAAAACAACCTAGACGTTTTCTTTATCTCGAGCGATTTTAA
- a CDS encoding ABC transporter ATP-binding protein, whose amino-acid sequence MLQINIVEKKYKDQVVLKEANFHILQNGIYGIVGKNGQGKTTLFKCILGFEPFEGSCTFDNKKIVLQDVAWCPAESPIYEELSPAEFYTFYCSILGIENNQSPKLFDVPEDKLVKEFSTGMKKKAFLNALFQKDYPVYILDEPFNGLDIEANYILMNYLKEKAQYSIVLISSHILDVLFTNCLRIFVVNQTTISAYDKEEYTEIPAKLFG is encoded by the coding sequence ATGCTTCAAATTAATATTGTCGAAAAAAAATATAAAGATCAGGTAGTTTTAAAAGAGGCTAATTTCCATATTCTTCAAAACGGAATTTATGGCATCGTTGGAAAAAACGGCCAAGGAAAAACGACTTTATTCAAATGCATATTAGGATTCGAGCCCTTTGAAGGCAGCTGCACATTCGATAATAAAAAAATCGTTTTACAAGATGTAGCTTGGTGTCCGGCAGAGTCACCAATATACGAGGAGTTAAGTCCAGCCGAATTCTATACCTTTTATTGTTCTATTTTGGGTATCGAAAACAACCAATCTCCAAAACTTTTTGATGTGCCCGAGGACAAATTAGTCAAAGAATTTTCGACAGGGATGAAAAAGAAGGCTTTTTTGAACGCTCTCTTTCAAAAAGACTATCCTGTTTACATTCTTGACGAACCCTTCAACGGACTGGATATTGAGGCTAACTACATATTAATGAATTACCTAAAAGAAAAGGCACAATATAGCATTGTATTGATCTCCTCTCACATTTTGGATGTTTTATTCACTAATTGCCTTAGAATTTTTGTGGTAAATCAAACTACAATTTCCGCCTACGATAAAGAGGAATACACTGAAATTCCGGCAAAATTATTTGGTTAG